In the genome of Phycisphaerales bacterium, the window CGGCGCCACAAGGCCGAGCAGGAGCAACTGATCGCCGAGGCAATCGGCCCGCTGGACAAGGACGACGAGGGCCAGGCCAACAAGCAGGGCCCCAAGCTGGTCCGCGCGTCGGCCTAGCCTCTCTACGGATCGACCCAGCCGGGTCGCAGGAGCGCCATCGATGGCAACCAAGATCGTGATTCCAGAGGTCGGTGAGTCCATCACCAGCGGCGTCATCGCCGCGTGGAGCGTGGCCGACGGCGAATACGTGGAGCGTGACCAGACGGTGCTCGAACTCGAGACCGACAAGATCACCATGGAAGTGCCCGCGCCCGCGGCCGGCGTCGTCAAGCACGGTGCGGCCGAGGGCGACGAGGTCGAGGTTGGTTCGTCGGTTGGCGAGATCGACGAGTCGGCCGAGAAGCCCGGCGGCGGTTCGGACCAGTCCGAGGCAACGCAAGCTCAGGCGGAGCAGTCGTCCGATTCAAAGCAAGCGTCCGAATCGACGCAGGCCTCCAAGGGGTCGTCGAAGTCCGAAGCCAAGTCCGAAGCCAAGTCCGAAGCAGAGGCCGAGACAAAGGCAAGCAGCGGCAAGGGCGAGAAGCGGGAGGCGTCCAACGGTTCGGGCAAGTCGGGCGGCGCACCCACCGCGACGCAGGCCAAGGCCGCCGAGACCGATCGCGTGCCGCATCCGCGCGTCGATCGCGCCCAGCCCGGGCATGCCACGCCGCTGGCCGAGAAGGTCGCCGGCGAGCACGGGGTCGACCTCGGCTCGATCACCGGCACCGGGGCGGGCGGGCGCATCCGCGAGCAGGACGTGCTTGCGTACATCCAGTCGGCGCCTCGCAGCAACGGCGCGACGAGCAACGGGTCATCGGGCGGCGGCGCGACGAGCAGCCGGGGCGTGCACCGCGAGAAGATGACGCCGCTGCGGCAGCGCGTGGCCAATCGTCTGGTGGAGGCCCAGCACACCGCGGCGATGCTCACGACCTTCAACGAGGTCGATATGACCGCCGTCATGGACCTGCGCAAGCAGTACAAGGAAGACTTCGAGAAGAAGCACGGCGTGGGGCTGGGCTTCATGTCGTTCTTCGTCAAGGCCGTGGTGCAGGGGCTCAAGGCCTTCCCGCTGGTCAACGGCTTCATCGCCGAGGACGACAACGGCAAGCCCGTCATCCAGACGCACGACTACTGCGACGTGGCGATCGCGGTGGCCAGCCCCAAGGGGCTGGTGGTGCCGGTGCTGCGCAACGCCGAGCAACTGTCCTTCGCCCAGATCGAGAGCGGCATCAAGGAACTGGCCACCAAGGCCCGCGATGGCAAGCTCACGATTGACGAGATGACCGGCGGCACCTTCACCATCACCAACGGCGGCGTGTTCGGCAGCCTCATGAGCACGCCCATCCTCAACCCGCCCCAGTCGGCCATCCTGGGCATGCACACCATCAAGAAGCGGGCGGTCGAGGATCCCGAGAACCCCGGCGGCATCGCGCTGCGGCCCATGATGTACCTGGCGGTCAGCTACGACCACCGCATCATCGACGGGGCCGAGGCGGTGCAGTTCCTGGTGACCATCAAGAACTGCATCGAGAACCCCGAGCGGATGTTGATGGACGTCTGATGAACGTCTGAGAAATCAATGAAGCCCGGGCGAGAGCCCGGGCTTTTCGTTTGGCTGATCAAGGCGATCAGATCAGGCTAGATGTTCGCCACGATGAACGAGAACCACAGCAGTATCGCGGCCTGCACGCCCGCCGCCAGGTCATCCAGCACCACGCCCCACCCGCCGGGCTTGGCCTGCAGCGCGTAGGCGGGCCACGGCTTGACGACGTCCATGGCGCGGAAGAAGACGAACGCGAGGATGAGCGTGCCGAAGCGGCCCCAGCCAGCGTCGACCACGGGCATGAGCGTCAGGCACAGCGCCATTCCCGCCACCTCGTCGGCCACGACCTGGCTTGGGTCCTTGCGACCAAACCTGGGCTCGGCCTTGTCGCCCAGCAGCACGCACGCCAGCGTGAAGGCGATGGCAACGAGCAACATCGCGAGCCGCAGCACCGGCGCGTAGGCGGCATCGGAAAGCACCAGCAACAGCAGCATCGCGAGCACCAGCGGCGGCAGCGAGCCCCAGGTTCCCGGGAACGGACGCATGTGGCCCAGGCCGAAGAAGGTGACCCATCGCAGGTTGCCGTCTGGTTTCGTGATCACGGGTTATCCTGTATCCTGCTGGGCCCGTTCGCTCGCAGGGCCCGGGTGATGTAGGGCACGGCCGACGCCGCGGTGACGAGGGTAGTGCCCCAGGCGGCCAGGGTGGCGACCCATGCCGCCCATTGCGGACGTTCGCTCGCCCAGAGACCGGCGATGAGCAGGCAGACCGGGATGGCCACGCTCTGGGCGATCATCTTGGCCTTGCCCCATCCCGATGCGGAGAAGTCGACGCCGCGAGACTCGAAGACGCCCCGGATCGACGTGACCAGCAACTCGCGTCCGAGGATGACGACCGCCATCCAGCCCACGAAGCCCCCGGCCATGGCCGACGCCTGGTCTGTGAGCACGCGGAACTGCGGGGTCACCAGCATGACGACGGCCCCGAGCACGAGGATCTTGTCGGCAAACGGGTCCATGATGCGACCGAAGACGCTGATGGCGTTCCACTTACGCGCCAGGTAGCCGTCCAGGGCGTCGGTGATGGCCGCCACGATAAACAGCGCCATTGCCGCCAGGATGGCCGGTTGGGGACCACTTCGGCCTTCCAGTGGCGGCGCGAGCGCGATCAGGGCCACCAACGCGGCGGCCATCGCCAGGCGGGCGATGGTCAAGCCATTGGGGACCTGTCGTTTCCACGGCTGCACGGACACGCAGCGAGGGTAGGGCCATGGGGAAGGCCCCCGGACGGTGCGCAAGGTGGTGGCGTCAGGGCCCTTCTGGTGGAAGGTCGATGGGCGTGGATCTACTGTGCGTCCTTCTTTGCTGGCCGGGGACGTGCCCCCGGCTGCCCGCTCCGCGTATTGCCGCGGGGCACGTGTCGAGGGCGTGGCTCAGCTTATGGACATGATCGTGCATCCCGTGCTGCTGTTCCTGGCGCTGGCTATCGGTGGCGTGGGCGTGGCGTTGTCGGTCCCCCGGCGCAGGTTCCAGGCGAGCCTGATCGGCGGGATCATCGCCGCGACGGGCGTGGGCGTGCTGATCGTGGCCCTGGGCGCCGCGTCGCTGGCCGAGGGCGGCGCGCTGCCCAATCCGTTCTTTCACGTTCTGGCCATCATTGCGCTGGGCGCGTGCCTGCAGGTCATTACGCATCGCCGACCGGTGTACGCGGCGCTCTACTTCATCCTGAGCATCTTGTCGACGGCGGGGTTGTACATCCTGCTGGCGGCCGAGTTCATGGCCTTCGCGCTGGTCATCATCTACGCCGGTGCGATCCTGATTACCTACCTCTTCGTCATCATGCTGGCCAGCCAGAGCCAGATGGAGGGGCAGGAAGAGGGCATGGCCGACTACGACGCGGTCGGCCGCGGCCCGATCACGGCGACCATCGCCAGCTTCGCCCTGCTCGCCACGCTGACGGCGATGCTGTTTACCGGCGTGAACCAGATCGAGCCGCCCAGCCCGGAACAGGCCGCGGCGAACCAAGTGGCGATCCTCGAACAACTTCCCGGCAAGATCGAGAAGGAACTCGCTCGTGATGACCTCATCGAGCGTGGCGATCGGGTGATCGGCTTGGACGAGCGTGGTTCGAGTGCGATCGTGGAGACTGCCGGCGGGGGAACGCGGCAGGTCGCCCTCCCCGATACGGTCGCGCCCACGAACACCGAGGGCCTGGCCTTCAACCTGCTGGGTGAGTATCCCGGCACGATCGAGATTGCCGGCGTCATCCTGTTGATGGCCATGCTGGGCGCCGTCGTGCTAGCGCGCAAGTTCGCGCAGATCGACGAAGAGGCCAAGGCGGCCGCGGCTGCGGCGCTGTCCGAAGGCAGAACGCAGGAGGGCCAGGGCCATGCTTGAACTGCTCGCGCAGTCGGCCTTTCCGCAGGCGATGGGGCAGGGCGTCCTGGCGCACTATCTGTTCGTGTCCGGGGCGATGTTCACGCTCGGGCTGGTGGGCTTCCTGACCCGCCGGAACCTGATCATCATGTTCCTGTGCACGGAGATGATGTTCCAGGCCGCGGGCATTGCGCTGATTGCCTTCAGCCGGTTCCACCTGAATTACGACGGGCAGACCTTCGTGATCTTCGTGCTCACGGTGGCGGCGGCCGAGGCGGCCCTCGCACTGGCCCTGGTGGTGTTCCTCTTCCGCAAGCGAGACTCGCTGAGCGCCGAGGCGTGGTCGGAGCTTAAGGGATGACCATGACTTCCGGTTTGATGCCCGCGATTTCGTCGATGCTGGCTGCTGCCGATGGGCCGTTCATCCCCGGTGGGTCGGCCCCACAATGGGTTGGTCTCATGGCCGGACTCCCGCTGCTGGGCGCCGCCCTTTGCGTGCTGTTTGCGTGCCTGAACGTCAAGAGCAAGTTGCCTGGGTATGCGACCGTGGCTCTGCTGGCCGGCGGCTTCGTGACGGCCTTGTTTGCCTACTTCGGCGGCGACGACGGCGACAGCTACGGCGTCGCGACGATCTTCCGCTGGATCCATGCCAGCATCGGGGCCCGCAGCGAAACCAGCATCGTCGCCAACATCGCGTACTACATGGACGGCCTGTCCATGCTGTGGATGCTGTTCGTAACCGGGCTGGCGACGGTCATCGGCCTGTACTCGACCGAGTACGTCGAGCACGACAAGGGCCTGGGCTACTGCCGGTTCTTCTTCGCGTTCAACTTGTTCGTATTCAGCATGTCGAGCCTGGTGATGGCCGACAACCTGCTGCTGCTGTTCCTGGGCTGGGAAGGCGTGGGTCTGTGCAGTTACCTGCTCATCGGGTACTTCTACAAGAAGCCCGAGGCGGTGGCGGCGGCCAAGAAAGCCTTCATCATGAACCGCATCGGCGACCTCGGGTTGCTGATGGCCATCGGCGCGACGTTCGTCGTCTTTGGCACGCTCGAGTTCCGCCCGCTGTTCGAGATGATCAGCCAGGGCGTGGACGCCAATGGCGATGCAATCGCCCACAGCTGGGTGGTCGTGGTCATTCCGCTGCTGTTCACCGCCGGCGCGTTTGGCAAGAGTGCCCAGATCTTCCTGTACACCTGGTTGCCCGACGCCATGGAGGGCCCGACCCCGGTCTCGGCCCTGATCCACGCGGCGACGATGGTCACGGCGGGCGTGTACCTGGTGGCCCGCATGTACCCGCTGTACGCGGCCGACGATGCCCATATCGCGCTGAGCGTCATCGCCTGGTCGGGCGCCATCACGGCATTCTGGGCCGCGGCGATCGCGTTCGCCCAGTACGACATCAAGCGAATCATGGGCTACAGCACGATCAGCCAACTCGGCTACATGTTCGCCGGCCTGGGCGTCATGACGACGACCGGCGCGGTCTTCCACGTGCTGACCCATGCGTTCTTCAAGGCCACGCTCTTCCTGTGCTGCGGCGCCGTCATGCACGGCTTCGCGGGTCAACTCGACATGCGCAAGCTCAGCGGCGTGGGCTCGATCCCCGGCTTCAAGATCACCGCCATCGCCATGCTCATCGGCTGCTTGAACCTGGCAGGCTTGGCGGGCACGGCGGGCTACTTCAGCAAGGACATGATCCTGGCCGAGGCGTTCGTGACCTCGGGCGAACTGATCTTCGCGCCCTGGGCGGTTGGCCTGCTGATG includes:
- the pgsA gene encoding CDP-diacylglycerol--glycerol-3-phosphate 3-phosphatidyltransferase, which translates into the protein MSVQPWKRQVPNGLTIARLAMAAALVALIALAPPLEGRSGPQPAILAAMALFIVAAITDALDGYLARKWNAISVFGRIMDPFADKILVLGAVVMLVTPQFRVLTDQASAMAGGFVGWMAVVILGRELLVTSIRGVFESRGVDFSASGWGKAKMIAQSVAIPVCLLIAGLWASERPQWAAWVATLAAWGTTLVTAASAVPYITRALRANGPSRIQDNP
- a CDS encoding phosphatidylglycerophosphatase A → MITKPDGNLRWVTFFGLGHMRPFPGTWGSLPPLVLAMLLLLVLSDAAYAPVLRLAMLLVAIAFTLACVLLGDKAEPRFGRKDPSQVVADEVAGMALCLTLMPVVDAGWGRFGTLILAFVFFRAMDVVKPWPAYALQAKPGGWGVVLDDLAAGVQAAILLWFSFIVANI
- a CDS encoding NADH-quinone oxidoreductase subunit L — translated: MTMTSGLMPAISSMLAAADGPFIPGGSAPQWVGLMAGLPLLGAALCVLFACLNVKSKLPGYATVALLAGGFVTALFAYFGGDDGDSYGVATIFRWIHASIGARSETSIVANIAYYMDGLSMLWMLFVTGLATVIGLYSTEYVEHDKGLGYCRFFFAFNLFVFSMSSLVMADNLLLLFLGWEGVGLCSYLLIGYFYKKPEAVAAAKKAFIMNRIGDLGLLMAIGATFVVFGTLEFRPLFEMISQGVDANGDAIAHSWVVVVIPLLFTAGAFGKSAQIFLYTWLPDAMEGPTPVSALIHAATMVTAGVYLVARMYPLYAADDAHIALSVIAWSGAITAFWAAAIAFAQYDIKRIMGYSTISQLGYMFAGLGVMTTTGAVFHVLTHAFFKATLFLCCGAVMHGFAGQLDMRKLSGVGSIPGFKITAIAMLIGCLNLAGLAGTAGYFSKDMILAEAFVTSGELIFAPWAVGLLMLLTAFMTAYYTFRVFFRVFVGPVKYEAGDDHHGDAEEEHAAEEAHDHGHDDHGFHPHAPRFAMNAAIALLAIGSIAAIPLYFVNAEDHGWAGSMVHESSAAFAAPEAHHDDQGEPHAMLGAEVVPVAIGAAPEGEDGYHGDNLGLVINPHKAMYFVSGVIGVLGIALAAFFHGPKGLGGLFLGNRTDTTSPRMDSVARGFGPLPRFAERKFMVDELYDTIIVKPLLVFSHVFHAFDKLVIDGLVDLLGALPRWLGSLLRPSQDGVMHGYATGMVAGSAVLLALVVLVALL
- the nuoK gene encoding NADH-quinone oxidoreductase subunit NuoK — protein: MLELLAQSAFPQAMGQGVLAHYLFVSGAMFTLGLVGFLTRRNLIIMFLCTEMMFQAAGIALIAFSRFHLNYDGQTFVIFVLTVAAAEAALALALVVFLFRKRDSLSAEAWSELKG
- a CDS encoding NADH-quinone oxidoreductase subunit J, with translation MIVHPVLLFLALAIGGVGVALSVPRRRFQASLIGGIIAATGVGVLIVALGAASLAEGGALPNPFFHVLAIIALGACLQVITHRRPVYAALYFILSILSTAGLYILLAAEFMAFALVIIYAGAILITYLFVIMLASQSQMEGQEEGMADYDAVGRGPITATIASFALLATLTAMLFTGVNQIEPPSPEQAAANQVAILEQLPGKIEKELARDDLIERGDRVIGLDERGSSAIVETAGGGTRQVALPDTVAPTNTEGLAFNLLGEYPGTIEIAGVILLMAMLGAVVLARKFAQIDEEAKAAAAAALSEGRTQEGQGHA
- the odhB gene encoding 2-oxoglutarate dehydrogenase complex dihydrolipoyllysine-residue succinyltransferase — its product is MATKIVIPEVGESITSGVIAAWSVADGEYVERDQTVLELETDKITMEVPAPAAGVVKHGAAEGDEVEVGSSVGEIDESAEKPGGGSDQSEATQAQAEQSSDSKQASESTQASKGSSKSEAKSEAKSEAEAETKASSGKGEKREASNGSGKSGGAPTATQAKAAETDRVPHPRVDRAQPGHATPLAEKVAGEHGVDLGSITGTGAGGRIREQDVLAYIQSAPRSNGATSNGSSGGGATSSRGVHREKMTPLRQRVANRLVEAQHTAAMLTTFNEVDMTAVMDLRKQYKEDFEKKHGVGLGFMSFFVKAVVQGLKAFPLVNGFIAEDDNGKPVIQTHDYCDVAIAVASPKGLVVPVLRNAEQLSFAQIESGIKELATKARDGKLTIDEMTGGTFTITNGGVFGSLMSTPILNPPQSAILGMHTIKKRAVEDPENPGGIALRPMMYLAVSYDHRIIDGAEAVQFLVTIKNCIENPERMLMDV